The Candidatus Peribacteria bacterium region CGGTGAAAGAGGAGATGGGCAGGATGTTCTGCTACCCAGTCTTCCATATCTAGCGATGGTTTCGGATCAACAGCATGAAGTAGTGCGGATTTTTCTCTACAGTATGCCAAAATTAAACTTGTCTGCCTTCCTTCATCCACACCGATTTCCACAATCGTTTTTGGCTGCAGAATCTGAAACGCCGGTTCGATGATCGTGTTCCAGAAGCGGTACATAGGAGAGCCAGCATCTCAGAGCCCAAGCTCGCCTGCAACACCTTTCATAGCCTCCAGTGTGATTCCGATAAATTCATCCAGCGGCATCGGGATGAGTGTTTCGCACGCACTGATCTGTTCACGGCTGACCTGCGCGGCAAAGGCCTTGTCCTTCAACTTCTTCTTCACACTGCTGACTTCCACATCGGCAATCTGCTTGCTTGGGCGGACTTTGGTGACGGCAATGATGAATCCGGTGAGTTCATCCACACAGTAGAGACACTTTCGCAGCATAGTGCTGAGCGGATAGTCTTCGCCGTATTTGTCGGCATAGTGCGCGCGGATGTCTGCGAGCAGTTCAGCTGGCGCCTCAATAGTCGAGAGCAGGTGTTCCAACGTGTCACCACAGTGACGCGTATAGTCTTTATCAAGCTGGTCCCAGTCGAGGTCGTGGAGCATGCCTGCGACTTTCCATGTCTGTGCATCGCCGCCGAATTTTTTCGCGAGCGCTTCCATGGCAGCTCCGGTTGCAATCAGATGAGCCTTGGTCATGTCGGCATGTGTCTCAATCAGATTGCGTGCGGGTTCGAGGAGATGGCCGTAATCTGCATGTTGTAGAAGGTGGGATGACGAGGAAGACAAAGATGACGAGGAAGACGAGGAAGTAGCGGAATTTTCAGATTCGTTTTCATTCTTCGTACCCATTGTCATCTTCGTACTCTTCGTCTTCTTTTCTTCATCACTTTTCATCAGCGGGAACAACACCACATCCCTCAAATTGGTCTGCTGTGTGAGAAGGGCAACAATACGGTCAATGCCCATGCCAAGTCCGGAACACGGCGGACAGCCGTATTCGAGCGCCGTCACATAATCATCATCTTTACGGTGTGCATCAGCGTCTCCACCTGCGTTTGCTTTCGCCTGTTCCTCAAAGCGCTGCGCCTGATCTACCGGATCCACAAGTTCGCTGTAGGCATTCACAATTTCCCATCCACCGACGACGAGCTGGAATCTGTCGGTGATATTCGGGTTCTCATCATTTCTGCGTGCAAGCGGGGAGAGATCAATCGGGTGCTGCATGATGAACGTCGGCTGCGTGAGCGACGGGCGGCTGACTTTCTTGTAGAGCTGGTCAATCAGGTTGCCACGACCAAGGGCCTCCATGTTCACCTCCAGCTTGATGCCTTTTGACTTTATGGCTTCCCTCAGGGCTGAAGCAGAATCACAGGTTTCAAAATCAATGCCGCATGACTGGAGGATGGCTTCACGGAGGGTGAGGCGCGGCCAGCCAGCCTTGAAGTCGACTTCCACCAGATTGCCGTCGCGATCGGGGATTTTTACTTTTGTTGTGCCAAGCAGATCCTTCAGAAGCGTGGAGAGCATCTTCTCCGTAAAATCCATGTTCGCAGTGTAGTCCCAATAGGACGCGTAGTGCTCCACCATCGTAAAGTCCTGGAGGTGACTGGGGTCCAGGCCTTCATTGCGGAAAATGCGTCCGAGTTCAAATACACGGTCAAACCCTCCAATGAGACATTCTTTCAGGAACGTTTCCGGGGCAATGCGCAGGAACATATCGCTGTCATACGCTGCATGATGTGTCTTGAATGGAGTGGCCAGTGCGCCGGATGCGGCATTCACCAGCACCGGTGTTTCGACTTCCGTAAATCCTTCGCTCCAGTAGAACTGACGCAGGGCACGCACAAAGTCCGAGCGGAACTTGAAACGGTTAAAGGTCTCAGGATTAGAAGTCAGATCAAGGTAGCGCTGTCTCCATGCCGTCTCCTGATCTGCAATACCGTGCCATTTTTCCGGTGGCTGACGCAGTGCTTTGCTGAGCATCGTCCAG contains the following coding sequences:
- the lysS gene encoding lysine--tRNA ligase, whose protein sequence is MDSFRQKKADAIRAKGLQPYAATFARTHTLADAREEKEETLVTVCGRVMLLRDMGKMAFVTLQDHTGRLQLMLREDELGADAYKEVLELLDLGDIIGVTGKRFATQKGEPSVMVATWTMLSKALRQPPEKWHGIADQETAWRQRYLDLTSNPETFNRFKFRSDFVRALRQFYWSEGFTEVETPVLVNAASGALATPFKTHHAAYDSDMFLRIAPETFLKECLIGGFDRVFELGRIFRNEGLDPSHLQDFTMVEHYASYWDYTANMDFTEKMLSTLLKDLLGTTKVKIPDRDGNLVEVDFKAGWPRLTLREAILQSCGIDFETCDSASALREAIKSKGIKLEVNMEALGRGNLIDQLYKKVSRPSLTQPTFIMQHPIDLSPLARRNDENPNITDRFQLVVGGWEIVNAYSELVDPVDQAQRFEEQAKANAGGDADAHRKDDDYVTALEYGCPPCSGLGMGIDRIVALLTQQTNLRDVVLFPLMKSDEEKKTKSTKMTMGTKNENESENSATSSSSSSSLSSSSSHLLQHADYGHLLEPARNLIETHADMTKAHLIATGAAMEALAKKFGGDAQTWKVAGMLHDLDWDQLDKDYTRHCGDTLEHLLSTIEAPAELLADIRAHYADKYGEDYPLSTMLRKCLYCVDELTGFIIAVTKVRPSKQIADVEVSSVKKKLKDKAFAAQVSREQISACETLIPMPLDEFIGITLEAMKGVAGELGL